The following proteins are co-located in the Imtechella halotolerans genome:
- a CDS encoding ATP-dependent DNA helicase: MDVHQFYTLLKSKFPHTPTLRQEVVLQQLSQFILENNNDKVFLLKGFAGTGKTTIIGTIVTNLWHAQQKFVLMAPTGRAAKVITNYSKSTAFTIHKKIYFPKKQKGGGVSFTLQPNKHRNTLFIVDEASMIPDTPADSKLFENGSLLDDLMTYVYSGHKCKLLLIGDTAQLPPVNLALSPALDPDTLALHYNKEVQSIELDEVMRQAQDSGVLFNATLIREQLASFYFENFAFQVGPYKDIVRLVDGYEIQEAINDAYDRYGTEETTIIVRSNKRANLYNQQIRSRILFNENELAPGDLLMVVKNNYFWIKATSEAGFIANGDTIEVLEIFAIKELYGFRFAEVKVKMVDYPSMKPFETVLLLNTIDAETPALSYEDSNKLYQEVMLDYQNESSNYKKFLKVKSNPYFNALQVKFSYAITCHKSQGGQWETVFIEQPYLPSGIDKDYLRWLYTAVTRAKSKLYLIGFKEDFFEEV; this comes from the coding sequence CACACCTACTTTGCGACAAGAAGTTGTTTTACAGCAACTTTCCCAGTTTATTTTGGAAAATAACAATGATAAAGTATTCCTTTTAAAAGGTTTTGCAGGTACTGGTAAAACCACTATTATAGGTACTATTGTAACGAATTTATGGCATGCTCAGCAAAAGTTTGTGTTAATGGCTCCTACGGGTAGAGCCGCAAAGGTGATCACTAATTATTCAAAAAGCACTGCCTTTACGATTCACAAGAAGATATATTTTCCTAAAAAGCAAAAGGGAGGAGGTGTTAGTTTTACACTTCAGCCGAATAAACATCGTAATACGTTGTTTATTGTTGATGAGGCCTCCATGATTCCAGATACACCTGCAGATTCTAAGTTGTTTGAAAATGGCTCCTTATTAGATGATCTTATGACTTATGTGTATTCAGGTCATAAGTGTAAGTTATTGCTCATTGGAGATACAGCACAGTTGCCACCGGTGAATCTTGCTTTAAGCCCTGCCCTTGATCCTGATACCCTGGCATTACATTATAATAAGGAAGTTCAAAGCATTGAATTGGATGAAGTGATGAGACAGGCCCAGGATTCTGGAGTATTGTTTAATGCTACCTTAATTCGTGAGCAACTTGCTTCATTTTATTTTGAAAACTTTGCATTTCAGGTGGGGCCTTATAAGGATATTGTACGATTAGTTGATGGATATGAAATTCAGGAAGCTATTAACGATGCTTATGATCGTTATGGTACAGAAGAAACGACCATTATAGTAAGGTCTAATAAACGTGCGAACTTATATAATCAGCAAATTAGGAGTCGTATCTTATTTAACGAAAATGAATTAGCACCAGGTGATTTGTTAATGGTGGTTAAAAATAATTATTTTTGGATAAAAGCTACTTCAGAGGCAGGTTTTATTGCCAATGGTGATACCATTGAAGTACTAGAAATTTTTGCTATTAAAGAGCTTTACGGTTTTAGATTTGCAGAAGTAAAAGTAAAGATGGTAGACTATCCTTCGATGAAACCGTTTGAAACTGTTTTATTACTCAATACTATCGATGCAGAGACACCTGCACTCTCTTATGAAGATTCTAATAAATTGTATCAAGAAGTAATGCTTGATTATCAGAATGAATCCTCTAATTATAAGAAGTTTTTAAAGGTGAAATCCAACCCTTATTTCAATGCCTTGCAGGTGAAGTTTTCATATGCGATCACTTGTCATAAGAGTCAAGGAGGACAGTGGGAAACAGTTTTTATTGAGCAGCCTTACTTACCAAGTGGAATTGATAAGGATTACCTTAGATGGTTGTATACAGCAGTAACTCGGGCCAAGTCCAAATTGTATCTTATTGGGTTTAAGGAGGACTTTTTTGAGGAGGTCTAA
- a CDS encoding DUF4126 domain-containing protein produces MTTETILSIFLGVSLAASVGFRVFLPLFVLSIASYTGMWELNENWDWLGSLPALITLGVAMILEIGAYFIPWVDTVLDAIAIPLAAIAGTAVMVSTVADLSPMVTWVLAIVAGGGTATAIKGATTTTRLTSTATTGGLANPVVSTIETGTATAISLAAIVMPMLAAAIVVIILVLVFRFYRKIRPRRNE; encoded by the coding sequence ATGACAACTGAAACAATTTTAAGTATATTTTTAGGGGTTAGTTTGGCTGCCTCTGTTGGATTTAGGGTATTTCTACCCTTATTTGTATTAAGTATAGCTTCCTATACCGGGATGTGGGAACTCAATGAAAATTGGGATTGGTTGGGGAGTTTACCTGCACTTATTACCCTAGGAGTTGCCATGATTTTGGAAATAGGAGCCTATTTTATTCCATGGGTGGATACGGTGCTGGATGCGATTGCCATACCCCTTGCCGCGATTGCTGGGACTGCGGTTATGGTATCTACTGTAGCTGATTTAAGTCCAATGGTTACATGGGTTCTAGCCATTGTTGCCGGTGGAGGTACGGCAACAGCTATAAAAGGAGCTACCACCACTACGCGTTTAACATCAACAGCTACTACAGGAGGGCTAGCCAATCCTGTTGTATCTACTATAGAAACTGGTACAGCAACAGCAATATCGCTGGCTGCCATAGTAATGCCTATGTTGGCAGCTGCTATAGTGGTAATTATTTTGGTGTTAGTTTTCCGCTTTTATCGTAAAATAAGACCAAGACGTAATGAGTAA
- the kdsB gene encoding 3-deoxy-manno-octulosonate cytidylyltransferase: MNIIAMIPARYAASRFPGKLMQDLGGKSVIMRTYEAAVHSALFQQVYVVTDSEIIYNEIISNGGKALMSLKEHESGSDRIAEAVENMEVDIVVNVQGDEPFLNKSALVSLIDIFKKDVEKQVDLASVMFEITEKDEINNPNNVKVITDRSGFALYFSRSVIPFPRAENVGVRYMKHIGVYAFRKQALMDFYKLPMLPLEASEKLEQLRYLEYGKRIKMVETTHGSIGIDTPEDLEKALKLLGNV; encoded by the coding sequence ATGAATATTATTGCTATGATTCCTGCTAGATATGCAGCTTCACGTTTTCCAGGAAAACTAATGCAGGACTTGGGCGGGAAATCAGTTATCATGCGAACATATGAAGCGGCGGTTCATTCAGCACTTTTTCAACAAGTATATGTGGTTACTGATAGTGAGATTATCTACAATGAGATAATTTCCAATGGAGGAAAGGCGCTCATGAGTCTTAAAGAGCACGAAAGTGGGAGTGATCGCATAGCTGAAGCTGTTGAAAATATGGAGGTAGATATCGTTGTTAATGTTCAAGGAGATGAGCCCTTTTTGAATAAAAGTGCATTGGTATCGCTTATTGACATATTTAAAAAGGATGTGGAAAAACAGGTAGATTTAGCATCAGTCATGTTTGAAATTACGGAGAAGGATGAAATTAATAATCCCAATAATGTAAAGGTAATTACTGATAGGAGTGGATTTGCCTTATACTTTTCTCGTTCTGTTATTCCATTTCCAAGGGCGGAAAATGTGGGAGTCCGCTATATGAAACACATAGGGGTGTATGCCTTTAGAAAGCAGGCGCTAATGGATTTTTATAAATTACCTATGCTTCCTTTAGAAGCTTCAGAAAAACTAGAACAACTACGTTATTTAGAATATGGTAAGCGTATAAAAATGGTGGAAACAACCCATGGAAGTATTGGAATTGATACCCCGGAAGATTTAGAGAAAGCACTTAAATTGTTAGGAAATGTTTAA
- a CDS encoding HAD family hydrolase, with translation MFKGIKVIGFDADDTLWVNETYFREAEAAFGNLLAPYETLNTIDQELFKIEIANLSMYGYGIKSFVLSMIETAVKLSNYGVDAGTVEKILELGKEMLSKPVELLPGVEKVLQELSPKYRLILLTKGDLLDQQRKLEKSNLFKYFHHIEVMTEKEEEDYSRVLNHLDIKPSEFLMVGNSLKSDIVPLINLKSNAIHVPFHTTWIHEQVTEEVKNNSTHTTVSQLEDILNLIP, from the coding sequence ATGTTTAAAGGAATAAAAGTTATCGGTTTTGATGCGGATGATACTCTTTGGGTTAATGAAACGTATTTTCGAGAAGCAGAGGCCGCCTTTGGGAATCTATTGGCACCCTATGAAACATTAAACACCATCGATCAAGAACTTTTTAAAATAGAAATTGCCAATTTATCTATGTATGGGTATGGTATTAAAAGCTTTGTACTTTCCATGATAGAAACCGCTGTTAAATTATCTAATTATGGTGTTGATGCGGGGACTGTTGAGAAAATTTTGGAGTTGGGAAAGGAGATGCTTTCTAAGCCTGTAGAATTACTCCCTGGTGTTGAAAAAGTACTTCAAGAGCTGTCGCCTAAATATAGACTGATACTTTTAACTAAAGGTGATTTGTTAGATCAACAGCGTAAACTTGAGAAATCCAATCTTTTTAAGTATTTTCATCATATAGAGGTGATGACTGAAAAGGAGGAGGAGGATTATTCTAGAGTGTTAAATCATTTAGATATTAAACCTTCGGAGTTTTTGATGGTTGGAAATTCGTTGAAGTCGGATATCGTACCGCTTATCAATCTGAAAAGTAATGCAATTCATGTTCCTTTCCACACTACCTGGATTCATGAACAAGTTACCGAAGAAGTGAAGAATAATTCAACTCATACTACGGTATCCCAATTGGAAGATATATTGAATTTAATACCATAG
- a CDS encoding 1-acyl-sn-glycerol-3-phosphate acyltransferase codes for MRMFAKFIFCTCMGWRIQGDLPSLKKYVIIVVPHTSWHDFYIGLLVRKILATKINYIGKKELFRPPYGWFFRWQGGTPIDRHHRSNTVDAIAQLFQEHDEFRLALSPEGTRKKVNQWRTGFYFIAKKAIVPIVMVAFDFGKKKVIIAPPFYPTDSQEKDFEYMYRNFKGVEGKNKENSFEVE; via the coding sequence ATGCGTATGTTTGCTAAGTTTATCTTTTGTACCTGTATGGGATGGCGTATTCAAGGCGATTTACCATCTCTTAAGAAGTATGTGATAATTGTTGTGCCGCATACTAGTTGGCATGACTTTTATATAGGTTTGTTAGTGCGAAAAATACTAGCTACTAAGATTAATTATATTGGAAAGAAAGAGTTGTTTAGACCTCCATATGGATGGTTTTTTAGATGGCAGGGAGGAACTCCAATTGATAGACATCACAGAAGCAACACGGTAGATGCAATTGCTCAACTATTTCAAGAACACGATGAATTTCGCTTGGCACTTTCCCCGGAGGGAACTCGAAAAAAAGTTAATCAATGGCGTACAGGGTTTTATTTTATTGCAAAAAAAGCAATTGTGCCCATTGTTATGGTTGCCTTTGATTTCGGTAAGAAAAAGGTAATCATTGCTCCTCCTTTTTATCCTACCGATAGTCAGGAAAAGGATTTTGAGTATATGTATAGGAACTTTAAAGGAGTAGAGGGGAAAAATAAGGAAAATTCATTTGAGGTAGAATAA
- a CDS encoding YebC/PmpR family DNA-binding transcriptional regulator: MGRAFEFRKARKMKRWSAMAKTFTRIGKDIVMAVKEGGPNPETNSRLRAVMQNAKAANMPKDNVERAIKKATDKDTANYKEALFEGYAAHGIAILIETASDNNNRTVANIRSYFNKCNGTLGTSGSVEFMFDHTCNFRIASEGIDPEELELEMIDFGAEEVFADEDGIMIYAPFESFGAIQKELENRNIEILSSGFDRIPQVTKELTADQVADVEKLLEKIEEDDDVQNVYHTMQEIES, encoded by the coding sequence ATGGGAAGAGCGTTCGAATTTAGAAAAGCTAGAAAAATGAAGCGTTGGTCAGCAATGGCTAAAACCTTCACACGTATTGGTAAAGATATTGTAATGGCCGTAAAAGAAGGCGGTCCAAATCCTGAAACCAATTCCCGACTGCGTGCAGTTATGCAAAATGCCAAGGCCGCCAACATGCCGAAAGACAATGTTGAGCGTGCTATCAAAAAAGCAACTGACAAAGATACTGCCAACTATAAAGAGGCACTTTTTGAAGGGTATGCAGCCCATGGTATTGCTATATTAATCGAAACTGCTTCTGACAATAATAATCGAACTGTAGCTAATATCAGAAGTTACTTTAATAAATGTAATGGCACTTTAGGAACTTCTGGATCTGTGGAATTTATGTTTGACCATACCTGTAACTTCAGAATCGCTTCGGAAGGAATAGACCCAGAAGAACTAGAACTTGAAATGATTGACTTTGGTGCTGAAGAAGTCTTTGCTGATGAAGATGGCATTATGATCTATGCTCCTTTTGAAAGCTTTGGAGCGATCCAAAAAGAACTTGAAAACCGCAATATTGAAATTCTATCATCCGGTTTTGACCGTATACCTCAAGTTACAAAAGAACTAACAGCGGATCAGGTAGCTGATGTAGAGAAGCTATTAGAAAAAATTGAAGAGGATGACGATGTACAGAATGTATATCACACCATGCAAGAAATCGAATCGTAA
- a CDS encoding carboxy terminal-processing peptidase — protein sequence MHHFRITFFFLVFSLFAKAQDSITFCQTLHNSHQLIQYYHIKPKPINDTLSQWVFNRFLNNLDPEYMYFTNGEVNKLAQHKNQLDDYIISAECSFITEFQNSYVNALERSLRIVRAIQPESLDFSGKDSITFNHPGNAYYEESEEDLTLIWLKKIRFLIIQHYLDSESKTPFENEKNIISHQVIQEELCQLEEKLELAQKSSSIVENQFLYAFTNYFDPHTSYFNNADKSSFEESVYDDYETTGLYFERTNGKVYVSYIQPGSSAWKLNSFEAGDEILRLASEQEVLELGCVSDETFANFIYNPSHKQITFSVKKINTSEVRHISVVKERTQVIENVIDSYLLKGNPTIGYIKLNSFYTSDEFGKGCANDFKDALMALEPQNLEALILDLRNNGGGSMDEAAKLVSLLINKGPISILNHKNNDKKVIRDFNSGRIFDNPLIVLVNEETASASEYTAAALQDHSAAIIIGTPTFGKGTSQQLFYIGKDEGSMGYVKITSEKMYRINGTTFQQQGVVPDISIVSLFSNLKNAERNYNNSIPPDTIIKNTYFKSPAPLNLTAVSKKSEARQKSQSEFQIIRQINDSLVRLSTQKQVYPLSMVGMLKRKTAYDKIWELSDQTTSPTKGFTIEYSKEMEKKLKHNEELSKQYTLKVKELNEDFQLIETYRIITDFLEEKK from the coding sequence ATGCATCATTTTAGAATTACCTTTTTTTTTCTTGTGTTTAGTCTTTTTGCCAAAGCTCAGGATTCCATTACATTTTGTCAAACACTTCACAACTCTCATCAACTAATACAGTATTATCATATAAAACCCAAACCCATCAATGACACACTATCTCAGTGGGTTTTCAATCGTTTTCTAAACAACCTCGATCCAGAATATATGTATTTCACCAATGGTGAGGTCAACAAATTAGCTCAACACAAAAATCAATTAGATGATTACATCATCAGTGCTGAGTGTTCATTTATAACAGAATTCCAAAATTCCTATGTAAATGCTTTGGAACGATCGCTACGAATTGTTCGAGCAATACAACCTGAATCTTTAGATTTTTCTGGCAAAGATAGCATTACCTTCAACCACCCAGGAAATGCGTATTACGAAGAATCTGAAGAGGACCTTACCCTTATATGGCTTAAAAAGATTCGATTTTTAATTATCCAGCACTATTTAGACAGTGAAAGTAAGACACCTTTTGAAAATGAAAAAAACATCATTTCACATCAAGTGATTCAGGAGGAACTATGTCAACTGGAGGAGAAGTTGGAACTAGCGCAAAAATCTAGCTCTATAGTGGAAAATCAGTTCTTATATGCCTTTACTAACTATTTTGATCCACATACCTCCTATTTCAACAACGCAGACAAAAGTTCCTTTGAAGAATCGGTCTATGATGATTATGAAACTACTGGTTTATACTTTGAACGCACCAATGGCAAAGTGTATGTTTCCTATATTCAACCTGGGAGCTCAGCCTGGAAACTCAACTCTTTTGAAGCAGGAGACGAAATTCTTCGACTAGCCTCTGAGCAAGAAGTCTTAGAACTTGGTTGCGTTTCTGATGAAACTTTTGCCAACTTCATATACAATCCATCACATAAACAAATTACCTTCTCAGTAAAAAAAATTAACACTTCAGAAGTCCGTCACATATCAGTAGTTAAAGAACGAACCCAAGTAATTGAGAATGTCATTGATAGTTACCTGTTAAAAGGAAATCCAACCATTGGGTACATAAAGCTCAACTCTTTTTACACAAGTGATGAATTTGGTAAGGGATGTGCCAATGATTTTAAAGATGCCCTTATGGCTCTGGAACCGCAAAACCTTGAGGCTCTAATTCTAGATTTAAGAAATAATGGAGGTGGCTCAATGGATGAGGCCGCGAAGCTGGTTAGTCTCCTTATAAATAAAGGCCCCATTTCAATACTCAACCATAAAAATAATGATAAAAAAGTTATACGTGATTTTAATAGTGGTCGCATTTTTGACAACCCATTAATCGTTTTGGTGAATGAAGAAACTGCTTCAGCATCAGAGTACACAGCCGCTGCTTTACAAGATCACAGTGCGGCAATAATAATAGGAACTCCTACATTTGGGAAAGGCACTTCCCAACAGTTATTTTATATTGGGAAAGACGAGGGTTCAATGGGTTATGTAAAAATCACTAGTGAAAAAATGTATCGCATCAATGGAACTACATTTCAACAACAAGGAGTAGTTCCCGATATTTCCATAGTATCTCTGTTTTCAAACTTGAAAAATGCCGAACGCAACTACAATAATAGCATTCCTCCTGACACCATTATAAAAAACACCTATTTTAAATCACCCGCTCCGCTAAATCTTACGGCGGTGTCTAAAAAAAGTGAAGCGCGTCAAAAATCACAATCTGAATTTCAAATCATCCGCCAGATTAATGATTCCTTAGTTCGTCTATCCACTCAAAAGCAAGTATACCCACTAAGTATGGTGGGAATGCTAAAACGTAAAACTGCCTACGATAAAATCTGGGAACTATCAGACCAAACAACTTCTCCAACCAAAGGTTTTACCATAGAATATTCTAAAGAAATGGAGAAGAAATTAAAACATAACGAGGAGTTAAGTAAACAATATACTCTTAAGGTTAAGGAATTAAATGAAGACTTTCAACTTATAGAAACCTACAGAATCATTACGGATTTTCTTGAAGAAAAAAAGTGA